In Acidimicrobiales bacterium, the genomic stretch CCCGCCTTCCCGACCACGAAGGAGCGGTCCGGCGCTTCGCCCGACCCGGCCATTGCGTTCCGGTGCGGATCCGGCGCGAGCACGCCTGGCTCATCCCCGCCGGGTCCCGGCTGCCGATCACCCGAGGGGACCGGTGTTCCGGGTCACCTGACGCCGCGACCATCGAGCGATCCCGGCACGCGACCCACCAGGGCAGGAACCTAGGAGCGGCGGCGGGCGGGGGCCTCGCCCCGCCCCCGCCCGGCCTTGGCCGGGCCCGGGGGCGGGCGGCTCGTGCCGTTGCCCGACGCCGGCAGGCCGGCGGCGGACGCCAGCTCCTCCAGCTCGGGGCCGGTGAGCGACTCGCGCTCGAGGAGGGCCTCGACCACCCGGTCGAGGAGGTCGCGGTTCTCCACCAGGACCCGGTTGGCCAGCTCGGTGGCCTCGTCCACCAACGCCCGCATGGCGGCCGTCGTCGCGGGCGACGGCGGCCCCGGTGGCTCGCCACGCGGCCCGATCGACAGCTCGACGGCGCCGAGAGGGCCCAGATCGTCGCTCATCCCGAACTCGGCGGCCATCTGGCGGGCCAGGGCACGCACGTGCTCGAGGTCGGAGCTGGCCCCGGCGCCGCTCTCGCCGAACACGAAGCGCTCGGCCACCCAGCCGCCCAGCGACGTGGCCATGCGGCCCATGAGGTGCGACCGGGTGTACACGACCCGGTCGAAGGCGTCGACGGCCACGCAGTGGCCGAGCGTCCCACCCCGGGGCGCGATGGTGAGCTTGTACGGCGGGGCGGCACCTTCGACGCCCCGGGCGACCAGCGCGTGGCCGGCCTCGTGGTAGGCGACCACCCGGCGCTCCTCGTCGGTCATCACGTGCGTCCGGGAGGAGATCCCGAGGTAGGCACGGTCGATGGCCTCGTGGACGAGGTCCATGGTGATCTCCGAGGTGTGGCGCCGGGTGGCGAGCAGCGCCGCCTCGTTGAGGACGGCGGCGAGGTCGGCGCCGGAGAACCCCCGCGTGATGCTGGCCAGGGCGTCGAGGTCGACGTCGCCGGCGACGGGCTTGCCGCGGGCCGACAGCTCCAGGATCGCCCGGCGGCCGGCCCGGTCGGGGAGGGTCATCGTCACCTTGCGGTCGAAGCGACCCGGACGGAGCAGGGCGCGGTCGAGCATGTCGGGTCGGTTGGTCGCACCGATGACGACCACGGCGGTGCGGGGCTCGAACCCGTCCAGCTCGGTGAGGAGCTGGTTGAGCGTCTGGTCGTACTCGCGGCTGCCGCCCGACAGGTACCCGGTGCGTGAGCCGCCCACGGCGTCGAACTCGTCGATGAACACGATGGCGGGCGCCATGGACCGCGCCTCGGCGAACAGGTCGCGGATGCGAGCGGCGCCCTGGCCGACGAAGACCTCCACGAACTCGGCGGCGGACGCCGAGATGAACGCCGCGTTGGCCTCCCCGGCGACGGCCCGGGCGAGCAGCGTCTTGCCGCACCCCGGGGGCCCGGAGAGCAGGATCCCCCGCGGCGGCACGGCGCCCATCTCGGCGAACCGGGCCGGGTCGGCCAGGTACTCCTTGACGTCGCTGACCTCCTCGACGGCGTCGTCGGCACCGGCGACGTCGGCGAAGGTGGCCCGCTCGTCGGATGCGAACCGCCGACCGACGCTCCTGGCCCGGGCCGACAGCCGGCGCTGGCGGTCCGGCGCCTGGAGGATGCGCCGGAGCGACTCGTCGAGCTCCGCCTGGCCGACGGCGGCCTTCGACCGGCGGGCGGCCAGCAGCGCCGCCTCGTTGACGACGTTGGCCAGGTCGGCGCCGGTCATGCCGTGCGCCTTCGACGCGATGGCGCCCAGGTCGGTCTCGGCGGCGAGGACCTTGCCCCTGGCGTGGAGCTCGAGGATGGCGAGCCGCCCCGCCTCGGACGGGAACTCGAGGCCGATGGTCCGGTCGAAGCGGCCGGGCCGGAGCAGCGCCGGGTCTAGGACGTCGGCCCGGTTGGTGGCGGCGAGCACGATGACGCCCTGGCTGGGCGAGAAGCCGTCCAGCTCGGCGAGGATCTGGTTGAGCGGCTCCTCCTGGCCGGGCGAGGCGGGGACCGGGTCGCTGGTGGTCCCGGCGCGGGAGCGGCCCAGCGAGTCGATCTCGTCGATGAAGACGATGGCCGGTGCCATCTGGCGCGCCTCGGCGAAGATGTCGCGAATCCGCGAGGCGCCGCGGCCCACGTACTGGTCCATCAGCTCAGAACCGGACATGGAGAGGAACGCGGCGTTGGCCTCACCGGCGAGTGCCCGCGCCATGAGCGTCTTGCCGCACCCGGGCGGGCCGTAGAGCAGGACGCCGCGGGGAATGGTGGCGCCGAGGGCGGCGTAGCGCTCCGGCTCGGCCAGGAAGTCGCGGATCTCCCGCAGCTCGTCGAGGGCGGCGTCCTGGCCGGCGACGTCGTCGAACGTGACCTTCTCCTGGTCGGAGAAGCGGCGGCCGACGCTGCGCTCGCGCATCGACAGCCGCCTCTGGCGCTCGGGTGCGGCCAGCACCCACCGGACGGCGTCCTCCAGGTCCGAGCGGCCGATCGACGTCTTCCCCGCCCGGGCGGCGAGCATGGCGCCCTCGTTCATCACCGCCGCCAGGTCGGCACCGGTGAGGCCGACGGACTGGTGGGCGATCACCGCCAGGTCCACGTCGGCGTCCAGCCGCTTGCCCCTGGCGTGGACCGCCAGGATGGCGGCGCGCGCGT encodes the following:
- a CDS encoding AAA family ATPase, producing the protein MASTKRPPGRRSSARRRGDKESRLGLFTAVALLLLVAGYLGILEISRPHVSGDRLRLDTLVDLAERGRLQDAEVLNVDAYMIGTYLRDDETTARYNAPYLKESQERLIDILLENRVATTVDQQTGKRVANLAGFLLPGLILIVLFVYLVLSSRRGTGLFKVRSGARKIEPEAGGVTFADVAGQDEAVKELREIEVFLADPSRYESLGAQVPKGVLLYGPPGCGKTLLARALAGEAGANFYSISGSDFVEIFVGVGAARVRDLFREARENAPAVIFIDELDSIGRARSTGMAIGNNSEQEQALNQILAEMDGFSTSEGIIVLGATNRPDVLDPALLRPGRFDRSVALERPDEHARAAILAVHARGKRLDADVDLAVIAHQSVGLTGADLAAVMNEGAMLAARAGKTSIGRSDLEDAVRWVLAAPERQRRLSMRERSVGRRFSDQEKVTFDDVAGQDAALDELREIRDFLAEPERYAALGATIPRGVLLYGPPGCGKTLMARALAGEANAAFLSMSGSELMDQYVGRGASRIRDIFAEARQMAPAIVFIDEIDSLGRSRAGTTSDPVPASPGQEEPLNQILAELDGFSPSQGVIVLAATNRADVLDPALLRPGRFDRTIGLEFPSEAGRLAILELHARGKVLAAETDLGAIASKAHGMTGADLANVVNEAALLAARRSKAAVGQAELDESLRRILQAPDRQRRLSARARSVGRRFASDERATFADVAGADDAVEEVSDVKEYLADPARFAEMGAVPPRGILLSGPPGCGKTLLARAVAGEANAAFISASAAEFVEVFVGQGAARIRDLFAEARSMAPAIVFIDEFDAVGGSRTGYLSGGSREYDQTLNQLLTELDGFEPRTAVVVIGATNRPDMLDRALLRPGRFDRKVTMTLPDRAGRRAILELSARGKPVAGDVDLDALASITRGFSGADLAAVLNEAALLATRRHTSEITMDLVHEAIDRAYLGISSRTHVMTDEERRVVAYHEAGHALVARGVEGAAPPYKLTIAPRGGTLGHCVAVDAFDRVVYTRSHLMGRMATSLGGWVAERFVFGESGAGASSDLEHVRALARQMAAEFGMSDDLGPLGAVELSIGPRGEPPGPPSPATTAAMRALVDEATELANRVLVENRDLLDRVVEALLERESLTGPELEELASAAGLPASGNGTSRPPPGPAKAGRGRGEAPARRRS